From Gemmatimonadaceae bacterium, a single genomic window includes:
- a CDS encoding Ig-like domain-containing protein — MSTEVTPTADVASVAVNPPTTSVSVGAQVPLQVVVQDFSGKPITGNSVFWSVRDPNIASISSAGVVTGVSAGSTEIAASVNGKSGIATITVQREPVSSVVVTPPQLNLVPGAHFQLTATAYDAAQNPLSGRTITWNTSSAAIATVDGNGMMTAVAPGSASITATAEGKIGVTAITVSQSPVATVTVSPTPLSMSVGQVTQLAATLTDNLGNVLNGRTVAWTSSNTGIATVSDQGVVTATASGTATITATSEGKTGTAEVTVTNVAVGSVAVLPQTPTIVVGASVQLSVTVRDVNGAVVTNRVVTWASSNANVATVSTSGVVTALTPGTAIITATSEQKSGTTSVTVTPVPVATVTLSPATANIRVTATTTLTPTVKDANGVVVTNRIIAWTTSDSTLATVSSSGVVTGIAPGTATITATSEGKSGSSSINVSKIPVSTVTVSPPTKALLVSQTVALATTVKDSVGNTVTDRVVTWSSNNPAAATVSATGLVTAVAAGAATITATSETKTGTSTITVSPVPVASVAIQPPTASVTIGTTAQLTALTKDSIGGVLNGRVVAWGSSDPTTVSVSSTGLVSALKLGSATITATSEGKNGTSLVTVVKVPVASVTVAPASKALLVTETVTLTPTVKDSTGTVVTDRPVSWSSNATGVATVSPLGVVTAVAPGTATITATSETKTGTSTITVSPIPVGIVVMQPSHDSLTINTSRQFAAVTEDSLGRVLTGRVVAWSSSDPTTASVSATGLVTALKLGTATITATSEGKNGTSPVLVAKVPVGSVTVAPPTKALFVTQTATLAPTVKDSLGTVVTDRIVTWGTSNPAVATVSSSGLVTAVAPGTATITATSETKSGTSTITVSLVPVSTVTVSPASVGIRVTAATQLTAVTRDSVGGVLSGRAVTWGSSDPTIATVSSTGLVAGVVPGTVTITATSEGKSGTSTITVTKIPVGSVTVAPPAKSLFVTQSVALTATVRDSVGTIVTDRVVTWGSSNPAVATVSTAGLVTAVAPGTATITATSETKSGTSTITVSLVPVASVVVSPPSAGIRVSATTQLAAATLDSIGGVLTGRVVTWGSSDPTIATVSSSGLVTGVAPGTATVSATSEGKSGISTITVTKIPVGSVTVAPPSKNLLVTQTVALTATVRDSTGAMVTDRVVTWGSNNTAVATVSTGGLVTAVGPGTATITATSETKSGTSTITVSLVPVSTVVVQPLQDTLNIGGTAQLTAVTLDSIGGVLTGRTVTWGSSDPTTATVSATGLVTAIKAGGATITATSEGKSGLSTITVLQVPVATVTVAPVSTTVTVGNTTGFTATTKDAQGNVLTGRSVTWGSNNTAAATVNSSGVATGVAPGAATITATSEGQSGSATLTVNPVPVATVTIAPPSPDTVFIGYTTQLSAVTKDGNGTVLTGRVVTWQSDNTSAATVDATGLVTGVAAGVANITATSEGKTNSVTMVSMVAPVGSVVVAPASDSVTTAGTKQLAATVRDVKGTVVTDRVVSWASLQPLLASVSPSTGPTTIVTGVGPGPASITASAETKFGSSTIKVIQAVVTVQISPLSATLSLATTPTVQLSATLLDGSSGAIAGRTVSWQSSDPSIATVSANGLVTAKAVGTASITATAVLDGVVSSVATVITVTP, encoded by the coding sequence ATGTCCACCGAGGTCACTCCGACCGCCGACGTCGCGTCGGTGGCGGTCAATCCGCCCACGACATCGGTGTCCGTCGGCGCGCAGGTTCCCCTACAGGTCGTCGTTCAGGATTTCTCGGGCAAGCCGATCACCGGCAACAGCGTGTTCTGGTCCGTGCGCGATCCAAACATCGCCTCGATCTCCAGCGCGGGCGTCGTGACCGGAGTGTCGGCCGGGTCGACGGAGATTGCCGCGAGCGTGAACGGCAAGTCGGGCATCGCGACGATCACCGTGCAGCGAGAGCCGGTGTCGAGCGTCGTCGTGACGCCGCCACAACTCAACCTCGTCCCCGGCGCGCACTTTCAACTCACGGCAACCGCATACGACGCCGCGCAAAATCCGCTGTCCGGCCGCACGATCACCTGGAACACGAGTAGCGCGGCAATAGCCACCGTCGACGGAAACGGCATGATGACCGCCGTCGCTCCCGGCTCGGCGAGCATCACGGCCACGGCGGAGGGAAAGATCGGCGTCACGGCGATCACCGTGTCGCAGTCGCCGGTCGCGACGGTCACCGTGTCGCCCACACCGCTCTCGATGTCGGTCGGCCAGGTCACTCAACTCGCCGCGACGCTGACCGACAACCTCGGCAACGTGCTCAACGGACGCACGGTGGCCTGGACGAGCTCCAACACGGGCATCGCGACGGTGTCCGACCAAGGCGTCGTGACAGCGACGGCATCGGGGACCGCGACGATCACCGCGACGAGCGAAGGAAAGACCGGCACGGCGGAGGTCACGGTCACGAACGTCGCGGTGGGATCCGTCGCGGTGCTACCTCAGACTCCCACGATCGTCGTGGGCGCCAGCGTTCAACTGAGCGTCACCGTGCGCGACGTGAATGGCGCCGTCGTCACGAATCGCGTGGTGACATGGGCGTCGAGCAACGCGAACGTCGCGACGGTGTCCACGTCGGGCGTCGTCACGGCGCTGACCCCCGGAACGGCGATCATCACGGCGACGAGCGAGCAAAAGTCGGGAACGACCTCGGTGACCGTGACGCCGGTTCCCGTCGCCACCGTCACGCTGTCGCCGGCCACCGCGAACATCCGCGTGACGGCGACGACGACGCTCACGCCGACGGTCAAGGACGCCAATGGCGTCGTCGTCACGAACCGAATCATCGCCTGGACGACGAGTGATTCCACGCTGGCGACGGTGAGTTCATCCGGTGTCGTGACCGGCATCGCGCCGGGCACGGCGACCATCACCGCGACCAGCGAAGGCAAGAGCGGGTCGTCGTCGATCAACGTCTCGAAGATTCCCGTCAGCACGGTGACAGTGTCGCCGCCGACCAAAGCCTTGCTCGTCAGTCAAACGGTCGCTCTCGCGACGACGGTCAAGGACAGCGTCGGAAATACGGTCACGGATCGAGTCGTGACCTGGAGCTCGAACAATCCCGCGGCGGCGACGGTGTCGGCTACCGGCTTGGTGACCGCCGTCGCGGCGGGCGCCGCGACGATCACCGCCACCAGCGAGACGAAGACCGGCACGAGCACGATCACCGTGTCGCCCGTTCCGGTTGCCAGCGTCGCCATTCAACCGCCCACGGCGAGCGTCACGATCGGCACGACAGCCCAGCTCACCGCGCTCACCAAAGACTCCATCGGCGGCGTCTTGAACGGCCGCGTCGTGGCGTGGGGCTCGAGCGATCCCACCACCGTGAGCGTCTCGTCGACCGGCTTGGTCTCGGCGCTGAAACTCGGCAGCGCGACGATCACCGCGACAAGCGAGGGAAAGAACGGCACGTCGCTCGTGACCGTCGTCAAGGTTCCGGTCGCGAGCGTGACGGTGGCGCCCGCGAGCAAGGCGCTCCTGGTCACCGAGACCGTTACGCTCACGCCGACGGTCAAGGACAGCACCGGAACCGTCGTGACCGATCGCCCCGTGTCGTGGAGCTCGAACGCCACCGGCGTCGCGACGGTTTCACCGCTCGGCGTGGTCACAGCGGTCGCGCCGGGCACGGCGACGATTACGGCCACCAGCGAAACGAAGACCGGTACGAGCACGATCACCGTTTCGCCGATTCCGGTGGGCATCGTCGTCATGCAGCCGTCGCACGACAGCCTCACCATCAACACGTCGCGTCAATTTGCCGCCGTGACCGAAGATTCACTCGGCCGAGTGCTGACCGGTCGAGTCGTGGCGTGGAGCTCGAGCGATCCGACGACAGCGAGCGTGTCGGCGACTGGACTCGTCACCGCGCTCAAGCTCGGCACGGCGACGATCACCGCGACGAGCGAGGGAAAGAACGGCACGTCGCCGGTCTTGGTGGCGAAGGTGCCGGTCGGAAGCGTGACCGTGGCACCTCCGACGAAGGCGCTCTTCGTCACTCAGACCGCGACGCTCGCGCCGACCGTGAAGGACAGTCTCGGCACCGTCGTGACCGATCGCATCGTTACGTGGGGCACGAGCAACCCGGCGGTTGCCACCGTGTCGTCGAGCGGATTGGTGACGGCCGTCGCGCCTGGCACCGCGACCATCACGGCGACGAGTGAGACGAAGAGCGGGACCAGCACGATCACGGTCTCGCTCGTTCCGGTGAGCACCGTTACCGTTTCGCCGGCGAGCGTAGGAATTCGCGTGACCGCGGCGACTCAGCTGACGGCCGTCACCAGGGACTCGGTCGGCGGTGTGCTCAGCGGACGCGCGGTGACGTGGGGCTCGAGCGATCCGACGATCGCAACAGTGAGCTCGACCGGCTTGGTGGCGGGCGTCGTACCGGGCACGGTCACGATCACCGCCACGAGCGAAGGCAAGAGCGGCACATCGACCATCACCGTCACGAAGATCCCCGTCGGCAGCGTGACGGTGGCGCCGCCGGCCAAATCGCTCTTCGTCACCCAGTCGGTCGCTCTCACGGCCACGGTGAGGGACAGCGTGGGCACGATCGTCACGGACCGTGTCGTCACGTGGGGCTCGAGCAACCCCGCGGTCGCAACGGTGTCGACGGCCGGTCTCGTGACCGCGGTCGCGCCGGGGACGGCAACGATCACCGCGACGAGCGAGACGAAGAGCGGGACCAGCACGATCACCGTGTCGCTCGTCCCGGTCGCCTCAGTCGTCGTTTCTCCGCCGAGCGCCGGCATCCGTGTGTCGGCGACGACGCAGCTGGCCGCCGCCACGCTGGATTCCATCGGCGGCGTGTTGACCGGCCGCGTAGTGACGTGGGGCTCGAGTGACCCGACGATCGCGACGGTGAGCTCGAGCGGCTTGGTGACGGGGGTCGCGCCGGGCACGGCGACGGTTAGCGCGACGAGCGAAGGTAAGAGCGGGATCTCGACGATCACCGTGACGAAGATTCCGGTCGGCAGCGTGACGGTGGCGCCGCCGAGCAAGAACTTGCTCGTGACCCAGACCGTCGCGCTCACCGCGACCGTCCGCGATTCGACGGGCGCGATGGTGACGGATCGAGTCGTCACGTGGGGCTCGAACAACACCGCCGTCGCCACCGTGTCGACGGGCGGATTGGTGACGGCAGTCGGACCGGGCACGGCGACGATCACTGCGACGAGTGAGACGAAGAGCGGCACGAGCACCATCACGGTCTCGCTGGTGCCCGTGAGCACCGTCGTCGTACAGCCGCTTCAGGATACGCTCAACATCGGCGGAACCGCGCAGCTGACGGCCGTCACACTTGATTCGATCGGCGGCGTGTTGACCGGCCGCACCGTGACGTGGGGATCGAGCGATCCGACGACGGCGACCGTTTCGGCAACCGGCCTCGTGACGGCGATCAAAGCCGGTGGCGCGACGATCACGGCGACGAGCGAAGGAAAGAGCGGCCTTTCAACGATCACGGTGCTTCAGGTTCCCGTCGCGACGGTCACCGTGGCGCCGGTGTCGACGACGGTGACTGTCGGCAACACCACCGGCTTCACCGCCACCACTAAGGACGCGCAGGGGAACGTGCTCACCGGGCGCTCGGTCACGTGGGGCTCGAACAACACGGCCGCGGCCACCGTGAACTCGTCGGGCGTCGCGACCGGCGTCGCGCCGGGCGCGGCGACGATCACCGCAACGAGCGAAGGACAATCGGGCAGCGCGACTCTCACCGTCAATCCGGTCCCGGTCGCCACCGTCACGATCGCGCCGCCGAGCCCCGACACGGTGTTCATCGGCTATACGACGCAACTCTCGGCGGTCACCAAGGACGGGAACGGAACGGTCCTCACCGGCCGCGTCGTAACCTGGCAATCGGACAATACGTCCGCTGCGACCGTGGACGCGACAGGCCTCGTCACGGGCGTGGCGGCCGGTGTGGCAAACATCACGGCGACGAGTGAAGGGAAGACGAATTCTGTGACGATGGTTTCCATGGTCGCCCCGGTGGGCAGCGTTGTCGTCGCGCCGGCGTCGGATTCGGTGACCACGGCCGGCACAAAGCAGCTGGCCGCTACCGTCAGAGACGTGAAGGGGACAGTCGTGACCGATCGCGTCGTCAGTTGGGCGAGTCTTCAGCCTCTCCTTGCCTCGGTGAGCCCGAGTACCGGGCCCACGACGATCGTGACTGGCGTCGGCCCAGGGCCGGCGTCGATCACGGCGTCGGCGGAGACCAAATTCGGGTCCTCGACGATCAAAGTGATACAGGCCGTCGTCACGGTCCAGATTTCGCCACTATCTGCAACGCTGAGTCTGGCTACCACACCGACCGTACAGCTCTCGGCGACGTTGCTCGATGGATCGAGCGGGGCAATCGCCGGACGCACGGTCAGCTGGCAGTCGAGTGACCCTTCGATCGCGACGGTGAGTGCGAATGGTCTGGTGACTGCGAAGGCTGTTGGGACGGCGTCGATCACGGCGACGGCGGTCCTGGATGGCGTGGTTTCGTCCGTGGCCACAGTGATAACGGTGACTCCCTGA
- a CDS encoding NAD-dependent epimerase/dehydratase family protein, with translation MKVIVFGATGMIGQGVLRESLLDGGVEQVLTIGRVPTGRQHRKLRDLVWTNLYDLSGMESELHGFDACFFCLGVSAVGMTEEQYTRVTYDLTMSVAAALSRINPDMTFVFVSAAGASSEETGAMWARVRGRTENALFRLPLRAYVFRPGLIRPLHGIKSRTRLYNAVYVTMAPVMPLLERLFPGHVTTTEQIGRAMMRVARDGFPRKVLHTIDINAL, from the coding sequence ATGAAGGTGATCGTGTTCGGCGCGACGGGGATGATTGGCCAGGGAGTGTTGCGCGAGTCTCTGCTCGACGGCGGGGTCGAGCAGGTGCTCACCATTGGCCGTGTGCCGACTGGCCGCCAACACAGGAAACTCCGCGATCTCGTCTGGACCAATCTCTACGACTTGTCCGGAATGGAGTCCGAGCTCCACGGATTCGACGCATGCTTTTTTTGCCTCGGCGTGTCGGCCGTCGGCATGACCGAGGAACAATACACACGCGTCACCTACGATCTCACGATGTCGGTTGCCGCGGCTCTGTCGCGCATCAACCCGGACATGACCTTCGTCTTCGTCTCGGCGGCCGGTGCCTCGTCGGAGGAGACGGGCGCGATGTGGGCGCGCGTGCGCGGGCGGACCGAGAACGCGCTGTTTCGGCTCCCGCTTCGCGCCTACGTCTTTCGACCCGGGCTCATCCGGCCGCTCCACGGCATCAAATCGAGGACGCGCCTCTACAACGCCGTGTACGTCACCATGGCGCCGGTCATGCCGCTCCTCGAGCGCTTGTTTCCCGGCCACGTCACGACGACCGAACAGATCGGCCGAGCGATGATGCGGGTCGCCCGAGACGGCTTCCCGCGAAAAGTCCTTCACACGATCGACATCAACGCGCTGTAG
- a CDS encoding Ig-like domain-containing protein gives MRVLRRQRLSAVPAWGRRLGIWAATVLVAACVSVATDVATTLNVGSVSITPPTTTLAVGTQIPLQALVKDPNGKTLSGASVFWSVQNPNVATISSAGIVTGVALGSTQVAASVNGKSGVATITVEKTPVASVVVTPPHIEAAPGTHAALSAATYDAGQNPLSGRAVIWSTSNAGVATVDANGLMTAVATGTATITATCEGKNGSMTVTVSQAAVASVNVTPGALTMSVGQTTQYLATLQDAGGNVLNGRTVTWASSNTSVATVSSSGLVTAVAQGTSTITATSEGKNGTAALTVTNVAVGSVTVQPQGPTILQSTSVQLNAVVRDVNGNVVTDRAVTWSSSNSSQAIVSTSGIVTGLAPGTVTITATSEGKSGTSSVTVRAVPVGSVTVSPASASIRTGKTANFDATVKDSLGNVVTNRAITWASSNTSIATVNGGVVTGVAAGTATITATSEGKSGTATINVTPIPVASVVVSPTTKSMLATQTFSLGVTVTDSAGNIVTDRVVTWASNNSAAATVSASGVVTAVAPGTATITATSEGKSGSSTITVTPVPVALVVVQPPRDSIGVGVTVQLAAVTEDSAGGVLTGRVVSWGSSNPAVATVSSSGLVTGVALGTATITASSEGKGGTSTITVYVPVASVTVAPPTATAVVTETKQFTATAKDAQGNTLVGRTITWTSSSPAVATVNGSGLATAIAVGTTTITAKSEGKSGAATLSVTVVPVASVLITPLSPDTVFLGYTTQLTAVTKDSTGAVLTGRVVTWQSGNPAVATVSASGLVSGLTAGNTTISAISEGKGATNSLVSMRAPVGNVSVAPTTDSITTSGALSTRTVSATVTDVKGTVVTDRLVTWTSNPGSVATVAPNSGASTTVTGKAVGSARVIATSEAKADTSNIKVILAVTSVQITPGSANVSLTTNPTVQLTATAKNGGTTVTGRTITWTSSDPTIATVSATGLVTGVKTGVATISARVVFDGVTSATPATVTVKP, from the coding sequence ATGAGAGTCCTTCGAAGACAGCGCCTGTCCGCCGTTCCCGCGTGGGGGCGGCGCCTGGGAATCTGGGCCGCGACCGTCTTGGTCGCGGCCTGCGTGAGCGTGGCGACCGACGTCGCGACGACGCTGAACGTGGGGTCCGTGTCGATCACACCGCCGACGACGACGTTGGCCGTCGGCACGCAGATCCCGCTCCAGGCGCTGGTGAAGGATCCGAACGGCAAGACGCTTTCTGGCGCTAGCGTCTTCTGGTCGGTTCAGAATCCGAACGTCGCGACGATTTCCAGCGCCGGCATCGTCACCGGCGTGGCGCTCGGCTCGACGCAGGTCGCGGCGAGCGTGAACGGAAAATCGGGCGTCGCGACGATCACGGTCGAGAAGACACCCGTGGCGAGTGTCGTCGTCACGCCTCCGCACATCGAGGCAGCCCCCGGCACCCACGCCGCGCTCTCAGCCGCGACATACGACGCGGGGCAGAATCCTCTCAGCGGGCGGGCCGTCATCTGGAGCACGAGCAACGCGGGCGTCGCGACAGTAGACGCCAACGGATTGATGACCGCGGTCGCCACCGGAACGGCGACGATCACCGCGACGTGCGAAGGAAAGAACGGCTCGATGACGGTCACGGTCTCGCAGGCCGCGGTCGCCTCCGTCAACGTCACACCGGGCGCGCTCACCATGTCGGTCGGTCAGACGACGCAGTACCTGGCGACTCTTCAGGACGCGGGCGGAAACGTCTTGAACGGACGCACGGTGACGTGGGCCAGCTCGAATACGAGCGTGGCGACGGTGTCGTCGTCAGGCCTAGTGACGGCCGTCGCTCAAGGCACGAGCACGATCACCGCGACGAGTGAAGGCAAGAACGGCACGGCCGCATTGACGGTGACGAACGTGGCCGTCGGGTCGGTCACGGTACAGCCGCAAGGGCCGACGATCTTGCAGAGCACGAGCGTGCAGCTGAACGCCGTCGTACGCGACGTGAACGGAAACGTCGTCACGGACCGCGCGGTGACGTGGTCGTCGAGCAACTCGAGCCAGGCGATCGTGTCGACCAGTGGGATCGTGACCGGCTTGGCGCCGGGCACGGTGACCATCACCGCGACGAGTGAAGGAAAATCCGGCACGTCGTCGGTGACGGTGAGAGCGGTACCGGTCGGCAGCGTGACCGTATCGCCGGCGTCCGCGAGCATCCGCACCGGAAAGACGGCGAACTTCGACGCGACCGTGAAAGACTCGCTCGGCAACGTCGTCACGAACCGGGCGATCACCTGGGCGTCGAGCAACACGTCGATCGCCACGGTGAACGGCGGCGTGGTAACGGGCGTGGCAGCGGGCACTGCGACGATCACGGCGACCAGCGAAGGCAAGAGCGGAACGGCGACGATCAACGTCACGCCGATTCCCGTCGCGAGCGTGGTTGTATCGCCGACGACGAAATCGATGTTGGCCACGCAAACGTTCTCGCTCGGCGTGACGGTGACCGATTCGGCCGGAAACATCGTAACCGACCGCGTCGTGACGTGGGCGTCGAACAACAGTGCCGCGGCGACCGTGTCGGCGTCGGGCGTCGTGACGGCCGTTGCCCCAGGAACGGCGACGATCACCGCCACCAGCGAAGGCAAGAGCGGCTCGAGCACGATTACGGTGACGCCGGTTCCTGTCGCACTCGTGGTGGTGCAACCGCCGAGGGACAGCATCGGCGTCGGCGTCACGGTGCAACTCGCGGCGGTCACCGAGGATTCGGCGGGCGGCGTCCTCACCGGGCGCGTGGTGAGTTGGGGCTCGAGCAACCCCGCGGTGGCGACGGTCTCGTCGTCCGGTCTCGTAACGGGAGTCGCCTTGGGCACGGCGACGATCACGGCGAGCAGCGAAGGCAAGGGCGGCACCTCGACGATCACCGTCTATGTCCCGGTTGCATCGGTCACGGTCGCGCCTCCGACCGCGACGGCTGTCGTGACGGAGACCAAGCAGTTCACGGCCACGGCCAAGGACGCGCAGGGAAACACGCTCGTCGGCCGAACCATCACGTGGACCTCGAGCAGTCCCGCGGTCGCGACGGTGAATGGTTCCGGCTTGGCCACAGCCATCGCCGTGGGCACGACGACGATCACCGCGAAGAGCGAAGGGAAATCGGGCGCGGCGACACTCTCGGTCACCGTGGTGCCGGTCGCCAGCGTGTTGATCACGCCGTTGAGTCCCGACACGGTTTTCCTCGGCTACACGACGCAGTTGACCGCGGTCACCAAAGACTCCACGGGTGCCGTTCTCACGGGGCGCGTCGTCACGTGGCAGTCGGGCAATCCGGCCGTCGCGACGGTGAGCGCCAGCGGTCTCGTGAGCGGACTGACGGCCGGAAATACGACTATTTCGGCGATCAGTGAGGGCAAGGGAGCCACGAACTCCCTCGTGTCGATGCGCGCGCCGGTCGGAAACGTGTCGGTCGCTCCGACCACCGACTCGATCACGACCTCCGGTGCGTTGAGCACCCGCACCGTCTCGGCCACGGTGACGGACGTGAAGGGAACCGTGGTGACCGACCGTCTCGTGACCTGGACGAGCAACCCCGGCTCCGTCGCGACGGTCGCGCCGAACAGCGGCGCGTCGACCACGGTCACGGGAAAGGCGGTCGGCTCGGCGCGCGTCATCGCGACGTCGGAAGCCAAGGCCGACACGTCGAACATCAAGGTGATTCTCGCCGTGACCAGCGTTCAGATCACCCCGGGCTCGGCGAACGTGAGTCTCACGACGAATCCGACGGTGCAGCTCACCGCGACGGCGAAGAACGGCGGGACGACCGTCACCGGACGAACGATCACCTGGACGTCGAGTGATCCGACCATTGCCACGGTGTCGGCTACCGGACTGGTGACGGGCGTGAAGACCGGCGTCGCGACCATCAGCGCGCGCGTCGTGTTCGACGGCGTGACCTCGGCGACTCCGGCGACCGTCACCGTGAAGCCTTGA
- a CDS encoding peptidyl-alpha-hydroxyglycine alpha-amidating lyase family protein, with the protein MRQSPSNIRRIVVAGLSAVVSICTTRSVASAQESVAPPEIRFDASVDFLKVPPNMYLGEVAGVAIDARKHLYVFSRTGSRSTLHGEAASQLFEFGPDGAFIREIGKDLYGFAFAHTVRIDKSGNLWATDEGTNMIMEFNPAGRVMMVLGRRAEAVEAPAETAPGTIPRPGWGSFNRPTDVAWNANGDIFVADGYNNSRVVKIDKNGRWVKTWGERGSGQGQFNILHSIASDERGNVYVADRTNRRIQVFDSDGNFQRQFTIDVPFDKAPNVMLGGMPSPNSNPLAVSGAPWAICITPGPNQVLYSADAVPGRIYKLSLDGKVLGVLGEAGKGLKQFGWIHEIACPSENELYVAELLNWRVQRLTLHPAEGKRKTGGPVDR; encoded by the coding sequence ATGAGACAATCCCCATCCAACATCCGGCGGATCGTCGTCGCCGGCCTCAGCGCCGTTGTCAGCATCTGCACGACTCGATCCGTCGCATCCGCGCAGGAGTCGGTTGCCCCCCCGGAAATCCGGTTCGACGCGAGCGTCGATTTTCTCAAGGTGCCGCCCAACATGTACCTCGGCGAGGTAGCCGGCGTCGCGATCGACGCGCGAAAGCACCTCTACGTGTTCTCGCGTACGGGCAGCCGGAGCACGCTGCACGGCGAGGCGGCGTCGCAACTCTTCGAGTTCGGGCCGGACGGCGCGTTCATTCGCGAGATCGGCAAGGACCTCTACGGCTTCGCCTTCGCCCACACGGTCCGCATCGACAAGAGCGGGAATCTCTGGGCGACCGACGAAGGCACGAACATGATCATGGAGTTCAACCCGGCCGGCCGCGTGATGATGGTCCTCGGCCGTCGCGCCGAAGCCGTCGAGGCGCCGGCGGAGACGGCTCCGGGCACGATTCCGAGACCGGGCTGGGGATCGTTCAACCGTCCGACCGACGTCGCATGGAACGCGAACGGCGACATCTTCGTCGCCGACGGCTACAACAATTCGCGCGTCGTGAAGATCGACAAGAACGGCCGCTGGGTGAAAACGTGGGGCGAGCGCGGCTCGGGGCAGGGGCAGTTCAATATCCTGCACTCGATCGCCAGCGACGAGCGCGGCAACGTCTACGTCGCCGACCGCACGAACCGCCGCATCCAGGTCTTCGACTCCGACGGAAACTTCCAGCGCCAGTTCACGATTGACGTGCCCTTCGACAAGGCGCCGAACGTGATGCTCGGAGGGATGCCGTCGCCCAACTCGAACCCGCTCGCGGTCTCCGGCGCCCCATGGGCGATCTGCATCACGCCGGGTCCCAACCAGGTGCTCTACAGCGCCGATGCCGTTCCCGGCCGCATCTACAAACTCTCACTCGACGGCAAGGTGCTCGGCGTGCTCGGCGAGGCAGGGAAGGGGCTGAAGCAGTTCGGCTGGATCCACGAGATCGCCTGTCCATCAGAGAACGAGCTGTACGTCGCCGAGCTTCTCAATTGGCGCGTGCAGAGGCTGACGCTTCATCCGGCAGAGGGAAAGCGGAAGACCGGTGGACCGGTAGACCGGTAG
- a CDS encoding MgtC/SapB family protein, with protein sequence MHIGMSFDFSLLLAATLRMALALALTLPIARERELHDMSAGLRTFPIVALGACGLVLLASSEFPPGSVPVMYVIQGLVTGVGFIGGGAILKANDRVRGTATAASIWSTAAIGACVGLGHAEIAVVLALFTYFTLWIVSAMEAKHMIPPTPEAWRGPEPARGEGSKPRRDHEEV encoded by the coding sequence ATGCACATCGGAATGAGCTTCGACTTCTCGCTGCTCCTTGCAGCCACGCTGCGGATGGCGCTCGCGCTGGCGTTGACGCTGCCGATCGCGCGCGAACGTGAGCTGCACGACATGAGCGCTGGGCTCCGCACGTTCCCGATCGTCGCACTTGGCGCGTGCGGCCTCGTGCTGCTCGCGAGTTCCGAGTTTCCGCCGGGTTCAGTTCCGGTGATGTACGTGATTCAGGGACTCGTGACGGGAGTCGGCTTCATCGGCGGCGGAGCGATCCTCAAGGCGAACGATCGCGTGAGAGGAACCGCGACAGCCGCCAGCATCTGGTCTACCGCGGCCATCGGTGCGTGCGTCGGATTGGGGCACGCGGAGATCGCGGTCGTGCTTGCGCTGTTCACCTACTTCACCCTCTGGATCGTGAGCGCGATGGAGGCGAAGCACATGATTCCGCCGACGCCGGAGGCATGGCGGGGCCCCGAGCCCGCGCGCGGCGAAGGCTCCAAGCCGCGGCGCGACCACGAGGAGGTCTGA